Proteins encoded together in one Planctopirus ephydatiae window:
- the rfbD gene encoding dTDP-4-dehydrorhamnose reductase gives MNSRCAERSHAFLTLSMAVSPEKTVGSLLKVFVPMVESVAILGGQGQLAFELQCLLAPDSGRSLSILGREDLDVTKAAQVDAVLSGIHPQIVINCAAQTQVDVAESTSENTFAINATGAGHVGRWCAANRAKLVYISTDHVFGQAIDRAHARPWRETDEPQPVSVYSRSKLAGEQATLEACPHSIVVRTCGLYGERPAKGKGNFVQTMLRLAQQRPVLKVVDDQWCTPSSAKDVAQAICSLLDDPEPFDPTTNLTSRIWHITNTGSTTWAQLAREIFSLQGFTTEVIPITTAEFNAPAHRPGYSVLDTSRFTQRYGELPSWKEALATYLQMLQRSE, from the coding sequence ATGAATTCTCGATGTGCCGAGCGAAGTCATGCCTTCCTCACGTTATCGATGGCTGTATCTCCCGAGAAAACTGTTGGATCTCTGTTGAAAGTTTTTGTACCCATGGTGGAATCTGTCGCAATTTTAGGTGGCCAGGGTCAGTTGGCTTTCGAACTTCAGTGCCTCCTGGCACCCGACTCAGGCAGATCGCTTTCGATACTGGGAAGAGAAGATCTTGATGTGACGAAAGCTGCCCAGGTCGATGCGGTGCTCTCGGGGATTCATCCGCAGATTGTCATCAACTGTGCTGCTCAGACTCAGGTCGATGTGGCCGAATCGACGAGCGAAAACACATTTGCCATCAACGCGACCGGTGCGGGCCATGTCGGCAGATGGTGCGCTGCGAATCGTGCCAAACTGGTCTACATCAGCACGGATCATGTTTTTGGCCAGGCCATCGATCGGGCTCATGCGAGGCCGTGGCGGGAAACCGATGAACCGCAGCCGGTTTCGGTTTACTCACGCAGTAAACTGGCTGGCGAACAGGCCACTCTTGAAGCATGCCCGCACAGCATTGTGGTGCGGACCTGTGGCCTCTATGGTGAGCGACCAGCGAAAGGTAAAGGAAACTTCGTTCAGACGATGCTCAGACTGGCTCAGCAAAGGCCTGTGCTTAAAGTGGTCGATGACCAGTGGTGTACGCCTTCATCGGCTAAAGACGTGGCGCAGGCCATCTGTTCTCTTCTGGACGATCCCGAACCCTTTGACCCGACGACCAATCTCACGTCACGCATCTGGCATATCACCAACACCGGGAGCACGACATGGGCTCAACTGGCGCGTGAGATCTTTTCACTCCAAGGCTTCACGACCGAAGTCATTCCGATCACCACAGCCGAATTCAATGCCCCTGCCCACCGGCCAGGTTACAGCGTGCTCGATACTTCTCGCTTCACCCAAAGGTACGGCGAATTGCCAAGCTGGAAAGAAGCACTGGCCACTTATCTGCAGATGCTTCAGCGTTCGGAATAA
- a CDS encoding HAD family hydrolase, producing MAKSLLQYMQMLDDPSRRWPAPPKVEEIKATPSIKPLAGLKLMAWDPYGTLIRIADGQLEPIVPQMLRMEIALDKTLKEFNMWNSMTRKPGAPWEYLWQIYQKIVEDSKLQAKVKRGETPDPNMASYWRKVLGKLEQKSYSYDESIYGDLDELSLKIAWFFQASLQGWEVSEDIARTFELSPISQTLAGDGQPFTVDQLTLGMLRKSASIATLKENWGQLSWQTGMRAISPSFWEKFAKSLQSHGLESDRVAIVSSRMPVLAAAKTWHFKTILYAVEKSGLIASNEDFRDPAKKPDRLLTNPRQILDIMA from the coding sequence ATGGCGAAATCGCTGCTTCAGTACATGCAGATGCTCGATGATCCGTCGCGACGGTGGCCTGCTCCTCCCAAAGTCGAGGAGATCAAAGCCACGCCTTCGATCAAGCCTCTGGCGGGGCTTAAACTCATGGCGTGGGATCCTTATGGGACGCTGATCCGGATTGCCGATGGCCAGTTGGAACCCATTGTGCCGCAAATGCTGCGTATGGAGATCGCCCTCGATAAAACGCTCAAAGAGTTCAATATGTGGAACAGCATGACGCGCAAACCTGGCGCGCCATGGGAATATCTGTGGCAGATCTATCAGAAGATTGTCGAAGACTCGAAGCTGCAGGCCAAAGTCAAAAGAGGGGAAACTCCCGACCCGAACATGGCCAGTTACTGGCGAAAAGTCCTGGGGAAGCTTGAACAGAAAAGTTACAGCTACGACGAATCGATTTATGGCGATCTTGATGAACTGAGTTTGAAAATTGCCTGGTTCTTTCAAGCGTCATTACAGGGCTGGGAAGTGTCGGAAGATATCGCCCGGACATTCGAACTGTCACCGATTTCTCAGACTCTGGCAGGAGATGGACAACCTTTTACTGTCGATCAACTGACTCTGGGCATGTTGAGGAAGTCAGCATCCATTGCCACCCTCAAAGAAAACTGGGGACAGCTTTCCTGGCAGACGGGCATGCGGGCTATATCGCCGAGCTTCTGGGAGAAATTCGCGAAAAGCCTGCAATCCCATGGACTTGAGTCGGATCGTGTGGCGATCGTCAGCTCCCGCATGCCAGTTCTGGCGGCTGCGAAAACCTGGCATTTCAAGACAATTCTGTACGCTGTAGAAAAGTCAGGACTGATCGCTTCGAATGAAGATTTTCGAGATCCCGCGAAGAAACCTGACCGACTCTTGACGAATCCCCGTCAGATTCTGGACATTATGGCTTAG
- a CDS encoding 3-hydroxyacyl-ACP dehydratase FabZ family protein has protein sequence MPAPSIYSMDLVDFDRPIFTLEQIREINPQRFEMEQLTSILYVDTEGHGIIGYKQVTDQEFWVRGHMPGFPLMPGVILCECAAQLAGFYARKYRLLDGDFLGFGGMNEVRFRAPVVPGDRLLIMAKLTRLRTGKRAEFDFQGFVGQKMVYSGQMIGVPIEKDPAKTTSDASE, from the coding sequence ATGCCCGCACCATCCATCTACAGCATGGACCTGGTTGATTTCGACCGCCCCATTTTTACCCTCGAACAGATTCGGGAGATTAACCCCCAGCGGTTCGAAATGGAGCAGCTCACGTCCATTCTGTATGTCGATACTGAGGGGCACGGCATTATTGGCTACAAGCAAGTGACCGACCAGGAGTTCTGGGTGCGTGGCCACATGCCTGGCTTCCCCCTGATGCCCGGGGTGATTCTCTGCGAATGTGCTGCCCAGCTGGCTGGCTTCTATGCCCGAAAGTACCGTCTGCTGGATGGTGATTTCCTGGGCTTTGGTGGCATGAACGAAGTTCGTTTCCGCGCGCCAGTCGTGCCCGGAGACCGCCTTCTGATTATGGCGAAGCTCACTCGACTGCGAACTGGCAAGCGGGCCGAATTTGATTTTCAGGGCTTTGTGGGTCAGAAGATGGTCTACAGTGGCCAGATGATTGGTGTCCCCATCGAGAAGGATCCCGCCAAAACCACCAGCGATGCCAGCGAATAG
- a CDS encoding MMPL family transporter — MSSNFFDRRDPWGHGYGVYIFLLMLFLIPPALWGLKQTNLQNDVENWLPSDDPQLKILKWAHSRFPVEDRIFITWDSSSLSDPRIARLAQKLEGVADAEGIRRDGMSCISRVVQPATVLRSMIENGVEFHEAVRRLEGTIIGAGPLKLRLTPEGRNRLRTTERQLAEAIREKFHIDVTIQPAMSDAVSAATLASVSVEASTPSEVTMAKAEAVDQESANVLATAIDADGTEPATTPTILSPQGELLEDASHTHDLQISWNGLRLGHPQTIEIAEWLTSLQSKPTRPNEVVHPLVEQAFFIPGSPVALAVSLSEAGTADRKGTLAVIRQAVLSSGVREEEMHIGGSAVVGTELNGAVSRAAWDESQPWRFPHRKSVLLFSALVGTALAFVMLKRVSQTLIVLFVSMYVPFLTTAIVPVTGGSMNMVLVVMPSLLMVLTLSGAIHIVNYYNKCAETNPSLALSEAFRHAAMPCFLAALTTAIGLLSLVTSPLSPVRDFGIYSAIGMVVSLGMIVYGVPSLLQLWPDKVAPSAETNSNAWRWLGNKLATGTNLQLAACLALSLVASYGLIFFQTETKVIRYFPESSRVVQDYRAIENHLAGITPVEVIVRFDDVAQQQTNFLERMEAVREVEAHIKQHPEISGAVGLADFLPVSEKPEANASVLANARYNKRANTIEQKIRDGEIPGSASFYTMAESGQDLFTPGDYKLNRPGDELWRITAQVSILSPIDYVQVVDSLNGTTQEILKLHPGAMHVVTGTAPLFLRTQQAVLESLISSFGLAFVLILAVMVILLKNFMAGLVSMIPNVLPITIVFGLMAWFNQRVDIGSMITASVALGIAVDGTLHYIAWFQKQMLAGQTRKEATIRALEHCGPAIWQTSVAVSLGLLVLMPSELLLISRFGWLMAALVAVAMLGDLILLPLLMLSPIGKILEPVASVETQEILEAIEPDSLPVAATTMRLAPVITPSDSR, encoded by the coding sequence ATGAGCAGTAATTTCTTCGACCGTCGCGACCCTTGGGGCCACGGATACGGAGTTTACATTTTTCTGCTGATGCTGTTTCTGATTCCACCAGCCTTGTGGGGTCTCAAACAGACAAACCTGCAGAATGACGTCGAAAACTGGCTCCCTTCGGACGACCCGCAACTGAAGATCCTTAAATGGGCCCATTCACGATTTCCCGTCGAAGATCGCATCTTCATCACCTGGGATTCCAGTTCCCTCAGCGATCCTCGCATTGCACGCCTCGCCCAAAAGCTTGAAGGGGTGGCTGATGCCGAAGGCATTCGCCGTGATGGCATGAGTTGCATCTCTCGGGTTGTTCAGCCCGCGACTGTCTTGCGATCCATGATTGAAAACGGGGTCGAGTTTCATGAAGCCGTGCGCCGGCTCGAAGGCACGATCATTGGTGCCGGGCCACTCAAGCTGCGGTTAACACCCGAAGGCCGCAATCGCTTGCGGACGACAGAGCGTCAGCTTGCCGAAGCGATTCGAGAAAAATTTCACATTGATGTGACCATCCAGCCTGCGATGTCGGATGCGGTTTCAGCAGCGACTCTGGCTTCTGTTTCGGTCGAAGCTTCCACACCTTCAGAGGTGACCATGGCCAAGGCGGAAGCTGTGGATCAGGAATCGGCCAACGTCCTCGCGACAGCCATTGATGCAGACGGAACCGAACCAGCGACAACTCCTACGATTCTTTCACCGCAAGGTGAACTTCTGGAAGATGCCTCTCACACCCACGATTTACAAATCTCCTGGAATGGTCTGCGACTCGGTCATCCGCAAACCATCGAAATTGCCGAGTGGCTCACCAGCCTCCAGAGTAAGCCCACGCGACCCAATGAAGTTGTCCACCCCCTCGTCGAGCAGGCGTTCTTTATTCCGGGATCTCCCGTCGCTCTGGCTGTGAGCCTTTCCGAAGCCGGCACAGCCGATCGTAAAGGGACACTTGCTGTCATTCGGCAAGCGGTGCTTTCTTCAGGTGTTCGCGAAGAGGAAATGCATATCGGTGGGTCGGCTGTCGTGGGGACAGAACTCAATGGAGCGGTCTCCCGAGCTGCCTGGGATGAATCGCAGCCCTGGCGTTTCCCGCATCGAAAATCAGTTCTGCTGTTTTCCGCCCTAGTAGGAACAGCCCTCGCGTTTGTCATGCTCAAACGCGTCAGTCAGACGTTGATTGTCCTGTTTGTGTCGATGTACGTTCCCTTTCTGACGACAGCTATTGTTCCTGTCACTGGTGGCAGCATGAACATGGTGCTGGTGGTCATGCCATCGCTGCTGATGGTTCTGACGCTCTCCGGTGCGATCCATATTGTCAACTACTACAACAAATGCGCAGAAACCAATCCTTCGCTCGCACTTTCTGAAGCCTTTCGACATGCCGCCATGCCCTGCTTTCTAGCAGCTCTGACGACAGCCATTGGCCTGTTATCGCTGGTAACCAGTCCACTCTCTCCCGTGCGGGATTTTGGCATCTATTCTGCAATTGGGATGGTCGTTTCACTCGGCATGATTGTCTACGGCGTCCCTTCGCTCTTACAACTCTGGCCCGATAAGGTAGCGCCTTCTGCCGAGACAAATTCGAATGCCTGGCGCTGGCTGGGCAACAAGCTCGCCACCGGCACCAACCTTCAATTGGCTGCCTGTCTTGCACTGAGTTTAGTGGCAAGTTACGGCCTCATTTTCTTCCAGACCGAAACCAAAGTCATCCGCTATTTCCCTGAGTCATCGCGTGTCGTGCAGGACTATCGAGCGATTGAAAATCATCTCGCGGGGATCACGCCGGTCGAAGTGATTGTTCGCTTCGATGATGTCGCCCAGCAGCAGACCAACTTTCTGGAACGTATGGAAGCGGTTCGAGAAGTTGAGGCCCATATCAAGCAGCACCCGGAAATCAGCGGTGCTGTGGGGCTGGCCGACTTTTTACCCGTGAGTGAGAAGCCCGAAGCCAATGCCTCCGTCCTGGCAAATGCCCGCTACAACAAACGCGCAAATACGATCGAGCAGAAAATTCGAGATGGTGAAATTCCCGGTTCAGCCTCGTTCTACACAATGGCCGAATCTGGTCAGGATCTCTTCACTCCCGGAGATTACAAACTCAATCGCCCCGGCGACGAGTTGTGGCGCATCACCGCACAGGTCTCCATTCTCTCGCCCATCGACTATGTGCAAGTGGTCGATTCTCTCAACGGCACCACGCAGGAAATTCTGAAACTGCACCCCGGCGCCATGCACGTCGTGACGGGCACTGCTCCTCTGTTTTTAAGAACTCAGCAGGCTGTGCTGGAAAGTCTCATTTCCAGCTTCGGACTCGCTTTTGTACTCATTCTGGCTGTGATGGTGATCTTGCTCAAGAACTTCATGGCCGGCCTGGTTTCGATGATCCCGAATGTCCTGCCCATTACCATCGTCTTTGGGCTCATGGCCTGGTTTAACCAGCGGGTGGATATCGGCTCCATGATCACCGCCTCCGTCGCACTGGGGATTGCCGTCGATGGCACACTCCATTACATCGCCTGGTTCCAGAAGCAGATGCTCGCTGGTCAAACCCGTAAGGAAGCGACGATTCGAGCACTCGAACATTGCGGCCCCGCCATCTGGCAAACCAGCGTCGCAGTGAGCCTGGGCCTCCTGGTCCTCATGCCCTCGGAACTGCTCCTGATCAGCCGGTTTGGCTGGCTGATGGCCGCCCTGGTCGCCGTCGCCATGCTTGGCGATCTGATTCTGTTGCCATTATTGATGCTGTCACCCATTGGAAAAATTCTGGAACCGGTCGCCTCAGTAGAAACACAGGAAATTCTCGAAGCCATCGAGCCAGACTCCCTGCCAGTGGCTGCCACCACCATGCGCCTGGCACCCGTCATCACGCCATCGGATTCCCGATAA
- the aspS gene encoding aspartate--tRNA ligase, producing MYRTKTCGELRIEHVGQVATLCGWVDSYRDHKGVVFIDLRDRYGITQVVFQADTPTDMQTIARGLRSEDVIQVTGEVLARGAGLENPKLVTGQVEVRGRELTLLNKSKTPPFEPRTQDLPNEELRMQYRYLDLRRPVVQQAIILRHKLAKATRDYFDRHNFLEIETPILGRSTPEGARDYLVPSRVHEGSFYALPQSPQLYKQILMVAGYDRYFQIARCFRDEDLRADRQPEFTQIDVEMAFVKQDDILSTIDGLMAHLLMELRGEELPLPLPRLTHREVMEKYGSDKPDLRFGMELICLKEIAENCGFSVFKNTIANGNRVRGIVAPGAAEKYSRKQIDELTEFVKQYGAQGLAFFRVKEEGLDSPIAKFFSAEDQQKLIAKLGAKAGDLIFCVADTAKVSSAALGALRNRLAKELALYDPKEMKIAWVVDFPMFQWDEDEQRWVAEHHPFCQPHEEDIDILETDPGKVRAQSYDLVCNGYEAASGSVRIHDPAVQQRIFSMMGIQPEEAELRFGFLLEALRYGAPPHAGVALGLDRWSMMFSGTDNIRDVIAFPKNQKASDLLTGAPAPVDAKQLRDLRIKVDVPVK from the coding sequence GTGTACCGGACCAAGACCTGCGGCGAACTGCGTATCGAGCATGTTGGACAAGTTGCCACTCTTTGTGGCTGGGTAGACAGCTACCGCGATCACAAGGGGGTTGTCTTCATCGACCTGCGTGACCGGTACGGCATCACCCAGGTCGTCTTCCAGGCTGACACTCCGACCGACATGCAGACCATCGCCCGCGGCCTCCGCAGTGAAGATGTCATCCAGGTGACGGGTGAAGTCCTCGCGCGTGGTGCCGGTCTCGAAAACCCCAAGCTCGTCACCGGGCAGGTGGAAGTTCGCGGCCGCGAGTTGACGCTGCTCAACAAGAGCAAGACGCCCCCCTTCGAGCCCCGCACGCAGGATCTTCCCAACGAAGAACTCCGCATGCAGTACCGCTATCTCGACCTGCGGCGACCCGTGGTACAGCAGGCGATTATTCTGCGGCATAAGCTCGCCAAAGCCACTCGCGACTACTTCGACCGTCACAACTTCCTCGAAATCGAAACCCCCATTCTGGGCCGGTCGACGCCTGAAGGGGCGCGGGATTACCTCGTTCCCAGCCGGGTTCACGAGGGGAGCTTTTATGCGCTGCCGCAATCGCCCCAGCTCTACAAGCAGATTCTGATGGTCGCCGGCTATGACCGTTACTTCCAGATTGCCCGCTGCTTCCGCGATGAAGACCTGCGGGCTGATCGCCAGCCCGAGTTCACCCAGATCGACGTCGAGATGGCCTTCGTCAAGCAGGACGACATCCTTTCGACCATCGACGGCCTCATGGCCCACCTGCTCATGGAGCTGCGCGGCGAGGAACTGCCGCTGCCGCTCCCACGGCTCACGCACCGTGAAGTCATGGAAAAGTACGGCTCCGACAAGCCCGACCTGCGGTTTGGTATGGAACTGATCTGCCTCAAGGAGATTGCTGAAAACTGCGGATTCAGCGTATTCAAGAATACCATTGCCAATGGCAACCGCGTGCGGGGAATTGTTGCTCCCGGTGCTGCCGAGAAATACAGCCGCAAGCAGATCGATGAACTGACGGAATTCGTGAAGCAGTACGGTGCGCAGGGCCTCGCCTTCTTCCGCGTGAAGGAGGAAGGTCTCGATTCGCCGATCGCCAAGTTCTTCTCGGCGGAGGATCAGCAGAAGCTGATCGCCAAGCTGGGTGCCAAGGCTGGCGACCTGATCTTCTGCGTGGCCGACACTGCCAAGGTTTCCTCGGCGGCTCTGGGTGCACTGCGCAACCGTCTGGCGAAGGAACTGGCCCTTTACGATCCGAAGGAAATGAAGATCGCCTGGGTCGTCGATTTCCCCATGTTCCAGTGGGATGAAGACGAGCAGCGGTGGGTGGCTGAGCACCATCCCTTCTGTCAGCCTCATGAAGAAGATATCGACATTCTGGAGACCGATCCGGGCAAGGTGCGGGCTCAATCGTACGACCTGGTCTGCAACGGTTATGAGGCAGCCAGCGGCAGCGTCCGTATTCATGATCCCGCCGTCCAGCAGCGGATCTTCAGCATGATGGGGATCCAGCCGGAAGAGGCCGAACTCCGCTTCGGCTTCCTGCTGGAAGCCCTGCGTTATGGCGCTCCGCCTCATGCCGGTGTGGCGCTGGGTCTGGACCGCTGGTCGATGATGTTTTCCGGCACCGACAACATCCGCGACGTCATCGCCTTCCCGAAGAATCAGAAGGCCAGCGACCTCCTCACCGGCGCCCCGGCTCCGGTCGACGCGAAACAACTCCGCGACCTACGGATTAAGGTCGACGTGCCGGTGAAGTAG
- a CDS encoding Uma2 family endonuclease → MSLNDRPDDASQEKPTGFGTGHGFRPVVPQVVSQRTVQTREEYLAALENGERWIEIEEGTFLRQDPPDEMHGNIIRNLTAALGPSLKSDAKSIPCFELPLLLDEERLTIRIPAISFYPPATGFAVMDELMTTEIPVLVVEIASSRLRRDSMSARVKGYLQKGVQGVWVIDPVTRHVHQFSEGLPPKMIKETETMHGYPYFADLHLLVMDLFADPVWLRSSGN, encoded by the coding sequence ATGTCGCTGAATGACCGCCCCGATGACGCATCACAAGAAAAGCCAACAGGTTTTGGAACAGGCCACGGTTTTCGGCCCGTAGTCCCTCAGGTTGTCTCGCAACGTACGGTTCAAACGCGCGAAGAATATCTGGCGGCTCTGGAAAATGGGGAACGCTGGATTGAGATCGAAGAAGGGACGTTCTTACGTCAGGACCCTCCCGACGAAATGCATGGCAACATCATTCGTAACCTGACAGCCGCTTTGGGCCCTTCTCTGAAAAGTGACGCCAAGTCGATTCCCTGTTTTGAACTGCCACTCCTGCTCGATGAAGAGCGATTGACTATCCGCATCCCTGCGATCAGTTTTTATCCACCGGCAACAGGATTTGCTGTGATGGATGAGTTGATGACCACAGAGATTCCAGTGCTGGTCGTGGAAATTGCATCATCGAGACTTCGCCGGGATTCGATGTCGGCTCGGGTGAAAGGCTATCTGCAAAAAGGAGTTCAAGGCGTCTGGGTCATCGATCCTGTAACCAGGCATGTGCATCAGTTCTCGGAGGGGCTGCCTCCAAAAATGATCAAAGAGACCGAAACAATGCATGGCTACCCTTACTTTGCAGACCTGCATCTGCTGGTGATGGATCTTTTTGCAGATCCAGTCTGGCTGAGAAGCTCAGGGAACTGA
- the trmB gene encoding tRNA (guanine(46)-N(7))-methyltransferase TrmB, with protein MNVDDVIFDGPVVPEPRRRQPAEDLRPWFQTLEDVGPAIDPQTFFTSPALLEVDIGCGRGMFMFKASTTRLDTNFLGLELDFKEARRAARRLVRRKQPNARIVGGDAREVLSKKLPEASVTAAHVYFPDPWWKKKHMRRRLFNDQFVDLLARIVMPGGHVHSWTDVEDYFVVIKGLMDNHPLFVELPPAPEKEAEHDDDYHTSFERRKRQDGWVIHRGLWQRR; from the coding sequence ATGAATGTTGACGATGTGATCTTTGATGGCCCGGTCGTCCCTGAACCTCGCCGTCGGCAGCCAGCCGAAGATTTAAGGCCCTGGTTTCAGACGCTGGAAGATGTCGGCCCGGCCATTGACCCGCAGACATTTTTCACCTCGCCGGCCCTGCTGGAAGTCGATATTGGCTGTGGTCGCGGGATGTTCATGTTCAAGGCCTCGACGACCAGGCTCGACACAAACTTTCTTGGTCTCGAACTCGATTTCAAAGAAGCCCGGAGAGCTGCCAGACGTCTGGTCCGGCGTAAGCAACCCAATGCCCGCATTGTGGGGGGAGATGCTCGCGAAGTTCTCTCGAAAAAGCTTCCCGAAGCTTCTGTCACTGCGGCACATGTCTACTTCCCCGATCCCTGGTGGAAGAAAAAGCATATGCGCAGGCGTTTGTTCAACGATCAGTTTGTCGATCTTCTAGCCCGCATTGTCATGCCCGGGGGCCATGTTCATTCATGGACTGATGTGGAAGACTACTTTGTGGTCATCAAAGGCTTGATGGACAATCACCCGCTGTTTGTCGAGCTTCCGCCAGCACCTGAGAAAGAGGCTGAGCATGATGACGATTATCACACCAGCTTCGAACGCCGCAAAAGGCAGGATGGCTGGGTGATCCATCGGGGCCTGTGGCAACGTCGATAA
- a CDS encoding DUF6528 family protein, which translates to MKAELRFQWMTSLFFVTFFVVSCCGYFENLSASDQPLVESPARQVFTAGFAEIALFDLNKVSVDETQSALPPTLWSWKANGREELPVVLQKQFGTTDEIKLVDGGKQLLVTSSGGGCALIQRVATPQVPAGTVLWSATVANAHSIEPLPENRVVVAASTAKAGNKLVVFDLAKGDEPLAETPLYSAHGVVWDHQRQRLYAVGFRELNRYELTTDGDGKLALRLDETNALPDEGGHDLQPVPDSQDLSITTHDHVYLFDRNTKSFRKHPVLGDYQHMKCVSFRREGQQLETLFVQASEEHWWSHSIGLFTQPVPITKNDAGQESIRIEAQPPLGITQIPLGKLGVYKVRWLGK; encoded by the coding sequence ATGAAAGCTGAGTTGCGATTTCAGTGGATGACCTCTTTATTTTTTGTAACGTTCTTTGTGGTAAGTTGTTGTGGTTATTTTGAAAACCTGTCCGCCAGTGATCAGCCCCTTGTTGAAAGTCCGGCTCGGCAGGTCTTCACAGCCGGCTTTGCAGAAATCGCCCTGTTCGATCTGAACAAGGTTTCTGTCGATGAAACTCAGTCGGCACTTCCTCCAACACTCTGGAGTTGGAAAGCGAATGGTCGCGAGGAGTTGCCAGTTGTGCTGCAGAAGCAGTTCGGCACGACGGATGAAATCAAGCTGGTTGATGGTGGGAAGCAGTTGCTGGTCACCTCGTCGGGTGGTGGCTGTGCCTTGATTCAAAGGGTGGCGACGCCTCAAGTTCCTGCAGGGACGGTCCTGTGGTCAGCCACGGTCGCGAATGCCCATTCGATTGAACCTTTGCCAGAAAATCGAGTGGTAGTGGCGGCCAGCACTGCCAAAGCTGGCAATAAACTGGTGGTCTTCGATCTGGCGAAAGGGGATGAACCGCTAGCCGAGACCCCGCTGTACTCGGCACATGGTGTGGTCTGGGATCATCAGCGGCAGAGGCTTTATGCGGTCGGTTTTCGCGAATTGAATCGCTACGAGTTAACGACTGATGGCGATGGCAAACTGGCACTGCGTCTCGATGAAACCAATGCGCTTCCCGATGAAGGGGGGCATGATCTGCAACCTGTCCCGGATTCCCAGGATCTGAGTATCACGACTCACGATCATGTCTATCTTTTCGACCGGAACACAAAGTCATTCCGCAAGCATCCTGTTCTGGGTGATTATCAGCACATGAAATGCGTCAGTTTTCGGCGGGAGGGCCAGCAACTGGAAACTTTGTTCGTGCAAGCGAGTGAGGAACATTGGTGGAGCCACTCGATAGGTCTGTTCACCCAGCCTGTTCCCATCACGAAGAATGATGCTGGTCAGGAATCGATTCGTATCGAAGCACAACCCCCGTTGGGCATCACTCAGATTCCATTGGGTAAGCTGGGGGTTTACAAGGTTCGCTGGTTGGGGAAATAG